Proteins found in one Deinococcus sp. YIM 134068 genomic segment:
- a CDS encoding helix-turn-helix domain-containing protein, translating into MIAARKSAGLTQAELAARLGKAQSFVSKYEVGERRLDVIEFVAVAGVLSQDPTHFLREIIERLGPPHSSEDVPS; encoded by the coding sequence TTGATCGCTGCCCGGAAGAGTGCGGGCCTAACACAAGCCGAGTTGGCAGCGAGGTTGGGCAAGGCACAATCCTTCGTTTCCAAGTACGAGGTGGGTGAGCGGCGCTTGGACGTGATCGAGTTCGTGGCGGTCGCCGGGGTACTTAGTCAGGACCCCACTCACTTTCTGCGGGAGATCATCGAGAGGCTGGGGCCTCCTCACTCGTCAGAGGACGTGCCCTCATGA
- a CDS encoding glucodextranase DOMON-like domain-containing protein has protein sequence MLTLLTAALASFSDPAGDARGDGGYILPTRPAVSAEALDLRGFQARAGGSGMRFTVELGRIENPWGAPGGFSAGVTDIFVRTGVGGARTLDGLRLNVSGSGGWGYHLRVTGFGGTLRAAPEAGGEPTPLAAPTVRVEGTNLVIDAAIPPGQYAYWVTSSVYSPFTPDGVLRPVTVPGPASLQAGREGAPVPVDVLLPSGDASPFTVGLLAPVGSTRDPRTLLLLGLGAFGLLTVLLATVAVWRRRG, from the coding sequence GTGCTGACGCTCCTCACCGCCGCGCTCGCGTCGTTCTCCGATCCGGCGGGGGATGCGCGGGGGGACGGGGGGTACATCCTGCCCACGCGGCCCGCCGTGAGCGCCGAGGCGCTGGACCTGCGCGGCTTTCAGGCGAGGGCGGGGGGATCGGGGATGCGTTTCACCGTGGAGCTGGGGCGCATCGAGAACCCGTGGGGGGCACCGGGCGGCTTCTCAGCGGGCGTGACGGACATCTTCGTGCGGACGGGCGTGGGCGGCGCGCGGACGCTGGACGGCCTGCGGCTCAACGTGAGCGGGTCGGGCGGCTGGGGCTATCACCTGCGGGTCACGGGCTTCGGGGGCACCCTGCGGGCCGCGCCGGAGGCCGGGGGGGAGCCAACCCCCCTCGCCGCGCCGACCGTGCGGGTGGAGGGGACGAACCTCGTCATCGACGCGGCCATCCCGCCCGGCCAGTACGCCTACTGGGTGACGAGCAGCGTCTACTCGCCCTTCACGCCCGACGGGGTGCTGCGGCCCGTCACCGTGCCCGGCCCCGCCTCGCTGCAAGCGGGCCGCGAGGGGGCACCCGTGCCCGTGGACGTGCTGCTTCCCTCGGGGGACGCCTCACCCTTCACTGTGGGGCTGCTCGCGCCCGTCGGCTCCACGCGCGACCCGCGCACGCTGCTCCTCCTCGGCCTGGGGGCGTTCGGCCTCCTGACCGTCCTGCTGGCGACCGTGGCGGTGTGGCGGAGGCGAGGTTGA